One window of Nymphaea colorata isolate Beijing-Zhang1983 chromosome 11, ASM883128v2, whole genome shotgun sequence genomic DNA carries:
- the LOC116263606 gene encoding V-type proton ATPase subunit D-like, with protein sequence MAGQGQRLNIVPTVTMHGVMKARLIGATGLRGATPYSKRGATRRCLDHSVPADPEEDGRHHEDIRFRLMEAKYVAGNNVKHVVLENVQSATLKDKFNEEGMIVAEGEREAKKLEDAGELKRLEETGVHVKSLFQIEDEGEIYVKEGPAICRSPTTYYGYQLKVAYIAIL encoded by the exons ATGGCCGGCCAGGGTCAGAGGCTCAACATCGTTCCGACGGTGACGATGCACGGGGTCATGAAGGCTCGCCTAATCGGTGCCACAGGCCTACGAGGGGCTACGCCCTACTCAAAAAGAGGAGCGACACGCCGTTGCCTTGACCATTCAGTTCCGGCAGATCCTGAAGAAGATGGGCGACATCATGAAGACATCCGCTTTCGCCTCATGGAGGCCAAGTATGTTGCCGGTAATAATGTCAAGCACGTCGTCCTCGAGAACGTCCAATCCGCGACGCTGAAG GACAAATTCAATGAAGAAGGAATGATCGTCGCTGAAGGTGAAAGGGAAGCGAAGAAGCTTGAAGATGCTGGTGAGCTGAAGAGGCTGGAGGAGACAGGGGTTCATGTTAAGTCTTTGTTTCAGATTGAAGATGAAGGGGAGATATATGTGAAGGAAGGACCTGCGATATGTAGGTCTCCAACAACATACTACGGTTACCAGTTGAAGGTGGCATATATCGCAATTCTTTGA
- the LOC116263607 gene encoding uncharacterized protein LOC116263607, with translation MAQDVLVILVSIVASESAFSTSRRILNDYRCSTTPENVESLFCTQSWIRDASNLCESAYPMSAIVWLKPGAAVIDVGTNAVDVPSRKTGYRLVGDVDFDEAKKVAGWLTPLPGSVGPMTVAMLLKNTLEGAIRKMKI, from the exons ATGGCTCAAGATGTGTTAGTTATTCTTGTATCTATAGTTGCTTCAGAATCTGCATTCAGTACATCAAGAAGAATTCTgaatgattatcgatgttcaacTACTCCTGAAAATGTTGAATCATTATTCTGCACACaaagttggattcgtgatgcaAGCAACTTGTGTGAAAG TGCCTACCCGATGAGTGCAATCGTTTGGCTCAAACCTGGTGCAGCAGTCATTGATGTTGGAACAAATGCTGTTGATGTCCCATCTAGGAAAACTGGCTATCGTCTAGTTGGTgatgttgattttgatgaagcaaAGAAGGTGGCAGGATGGCTGACCCCTCTTCCTGGCAGTGTTGGTCCCATGACTGTTGCTATGTTGCTCAAGAATACTTTGGAAGGTGCCATACGCAAAATGAAGATATGA
- the LOC116264876 gene encoding allene oxide cyclase, chloroplastic-like: MATISSSIASSLTLKSAKPSLFSSSLCPSSVGFKQSVAGTSFFGTQHKLEAFHSGAPSASPSSRSNAVASAASGTGVQELSKKECAESTGVQELHVYEINERDRSSPAYLRLGQKQVNSLGDLVPFTNKIYSGNLEKRLGISAGICILIQHVPEKKGDRYEAIYSIYVGDYGHISIQGPYLTYEDTYLAVTGGSGIFKGARGQVKLHQLIFPFKIFYTFYLEGIPPLPAELLGEPVPPSPAVEPAPAAKATEPHATIPNFTN; the protein is encoded by the exons ATGGCTACCATTAGTTCATCGATAGCTTCTTCCCTCACACTGAAATCTGCCAAGCCAAGCCTTTTTTCGTCATCACTCTGCCCATCCTCTGTTGGTTTCAAGCAGAGTGTTGCTGGGACCAGCTTCTTCGGCACCCAACATAAGCTCGAGGCCTTCCATTCCGGAGCGCCGTCTGCTTCACCATCATCTCGCTCGAACGCCGTTGCTTCTGCGGCATCAG GAACCGGCGTTCAAGAGCTGTCTAAGAAGGAATGTGCAGAGAGTACTGGAGTTCAGGAGCTGCATGTCTATGAGATAAACGAGAGGGACAGGAGCAGCCCTGCCTACCTTCGTCTTGGCCAGAAACAAGTCAACTCGCTCGGTGATTTGGTGCCCTTCACCAACAAG ATTTACAGTGGCAACCTGGAGAAGCGTCTGGGAATCAGCGCAGGGATCTGCATCCTCATACAGCACGTACCAGAGAAGAAGGGCGACCGCTACGAGGCCATCTACAGCATCTACGTCGGTGACTACGGCCACATCTCTATCCAA GGACCTTATCTGACATACGAAGACACGTACTTAGCAGTAACAGGAGGCTCTGGTATATTCAAAGGAGCTCGTGGACAAGTGAAACTTCACCAGCTGATCTTCCCATTCAAGATCTTCTACACCTTCTATCTTGAAGGCATTCCCCCACTGCCTGCTGAGCTGCTTGGGGAACCAGTCCCTCCTTCACCCGCAGTGGAACCTGCCCCTGCAGCCAAGGCCACAGAGCCCCATGCCACCATCCCTAACTTTACCAACTGA